Proteins from one Armatimonadota bacterium genomic window:
- a CDS encoding SPOR domain-containing protein has product MPRRRRREPSALAESVTFWSVVIFIAAIVAFLGFRVGRDWLGKRLGTLDMSPGAPRIVAQADMDPENAARIEQEARAPDKAEVRIEERDPSYAEKLRIQREEDLAEPQDGASLNTLVDDEGEAEADDKPPPDRPKPAGKPEGRSGGYTVTAGAFSSAENASRTLSQLTAMGYKPYIEKIQRNGKTLHRVNVAVVKSRGEAEQLKEEVAAAGINAGLVAGD; this is encoded by the coding sequence ATGCCCCGCAGACGTCGCCGCGAGCCCAGCGCCCTGGCGGAATCGGTGACTTTCTGGTCCGTGGTCATCTTTATTGCAGCCATCGTGGCCTTCCTTGGCTTCCGGGTTGGCCGCGACTGGTTGGGGAAACGGCTTGGGACTCTTGATATGTCGCCCGGCGCCCCGCGAATCGTGGCCCAGGCGGACATGGACCCGGAGAACGCCGCGCGGATCGAGCAGGAAGCCCGCGCGCCGGACAAGGCCGAGGTGCGTATCGAAGAACGCGACCCGAGTTACGCCGAAAAGCTACGCATCCAGCGCGAGGAAGATCTCGCCGAGCCCCAGGATGGCGCATCGCTCAACACGCTGGTTGATGATGAGGGTGAAGCAGAGGCCGACGACAAGCCTCCGCCCGATAGACCGAAGCCCGCCGGCAAACCTGAAGGACGGTCGGGCGGCTACACGGTCACGGCCGGGGCGTTTTCCAGCGCCGAGAACGCAAGTCGCACTCTCTCCCAACTGACGGCAATGGGCTACAAGCCATACATTGAGAAGATACAGCGCAACGGAAAGACCCTGCATCGAGTGAATGTCGCCGTAGTCAAATCGCGCGGGGAAGCGGAGCAGTTGAAAGAGGAGGTCGCCGCGGCGGGTATCAACGCCGGCCTCGTGGCCGGGGACTGA
- a CDS encoding PqqD family protein encodes MDLMTIIESARGLLPGQKKQKAPPLTREQALSARPVRNPSLKWRENDDGEAVVILPRRTDITGKFLAWMFFVPETRPLALDEVGTFVWKNCDGTSSIAELSAKLSKEYRLGRKEAELSLTEFLKMLAKRGMIGFLVPDELAAELGEEHKKLLGLEHVGNTEADLRRAEESAAEEQQDATNTPPQD; translated from the coding sequence TTGGATCTGATGACCATTATCGAGAGCGCTCGGGGGCTGTTGCCGGGCCAAAAGAAGCAGAAGGCCCCGCCACTCACGCGCGAGCAGGCCCTCTCCGCCCGCCCTGTGCGCAATCCGAGCCTCAAGTGGCGCGAAAACGACGACGGCGAGGCCGTCGTTATCCTTCCGCGCCGCACCGATATCACGGGCAAGTTTCTTGCATGGATGTTTTTCGTACCCGAGACGCGCCCGCTGGCATTGGACGAGGTTGGCACTTTCGTCTGGAAGAACTGTGACGGAACGAGCAGCATCGCCGAACTGTCGGCGAAGCTGAGCAAGGAGTACCGTCTCGGGCGCAAAGAAGCCGAACTGTCTCTGACTGAGTTCCTGAAAATGCTTGCGAAACGCGGGATGATCGGTTTCCTTGTGCCTGACGAACTGGCCGCTGAACTGGGTGAGGAGCACAAGAAGCTGCTTGGGCTGGAGCACGTCGGGAACACGGAAGCAGACCTGCGCAGGGCCGAGGAGTCCGCGGCCGAGGAACAGCAGGATGCGACCAACACTCCACCGCAGGACTGA
- a CDS encoding DUF4838 domain-containing protein, translated as MRALLAVAVIIGLSPCFALTLAKDGIPSADIILAANAKPAEVTAASELAHYLGLMCGGEFDVKTEPQTSALPVAIYVGPTAKAAELGIDAAALPEEQWVIRVSGNALVLVGGGHRGTIYAAYRLLEEELGVHWWNPWEETVPHLAVIELPDDLNLTGRPAFPYRDIYMLYGNDKGACAARNRLNRDGDARIAPEYGGCMDYGPPYHVHTFYLYFPPEQYFATHPEWYSLINGKREHDHKQLCLTNPELRRAFLEKLHAFIRTTREEAAAKGAPPPVVFSISQNDWGGQCQCDDCKAIAESEESEAGPLLDFVNSMADAIREEYPDVFIDTLAYMYSQKPPKHIRARDNVIVRLCDTSSNATKPITSEENTKFREFLQSWAVVAKNLRIWDYAVTYAPPQGLPYPSAHTFQPDYQFYLANNVEGVFTEHEYPITSDLHDLKAWLMMKLLEDPYRDYDELLATFTDGFYGPAGPVIREYLDALEEACDARDSYIAMSPGPSAFSFIDLNFATSAQAMFDRAEDLVRGDEVLLRRVRHARLPLDRACVVLFRNIASEWVRRGNAPETVPLDRDAIAQRARDTRYAQAELRMTGSKVAAEKAEADDEMARYASIPAFVPLPEKFRDLPAGSVFDFTADMTRNWRDIVKVVKDPEAESGITNRLEFPAPVDPVGHPLDKYKMPMPWGLYQPSTATFAYGESIKPGDVPGPGYHWYRMSKPQKIGPTYYLYFFWSWIIQLDIDSVIDPEKPDQEYDIWARIKFEGPAFPHGKEGDKNAISVERVVLVKHGAGE; from the coding sequence ATGCGCGCTCTGCTTGCCGTGGCCGTGATCATTGGTCTCTCCCCTTGCTTTGCCCTGACCCTCGCCAAAGACGGGATCCCATCCGCTGACATCATCCTGGCCGCGAATGCGAAGCCGGCGGAGGTTACTGCTGCATCCGAGCTTGCTCATTACCTGGGCCTTATGTGCGGCGGCGAGTTCGACGTCAAGACTGAGCCTCAGACTTCTGCGCTCCCGGTTGCCATATACGTCGGCCCAACGGCGAAAGCAGCTGAACTGGGCATTGATGCCGCGGCGCTGCCGGAGGAGCAGTGGGTGATCCGCGTGTCCGGCAATGCGCTGGTGCTGGTTGGTGGGGGCCACCGGGGTACGATCTACGCGGCTTATCGGCTGCTGGAGGAAGAATTGGGTGTCCACTGGTGGAACCCGTGGGAAGAGACGGTGCCTCACCTCGCGGTCATTGAGCTTCCTGATGACCTGAACCTGACCGGACGCCCGGCCTTCCCGTACCGCGACATCTACATGCTCTACGGCAACGACAAAGGCGCATGCGCGGCCCGCAACAGGCTCAACCGGGACGGCGACGCGCGAATCGCCCCGGAATACGGCGGCTGCATGGACTACGGACCGCCGTACCACGTCCACACATTCTACCTGTACTTCCCGCCGGAGCAGTACTTCGCAACCCATCCCGAGTGGTACTCGCTGATCAACGGGAAACGCGAGCATGATCACAAACAGCTCTGCCTGACGAACCCCGAGCTGCGCCGCGCCTTCCTGGAGAAGCTGCACGCCTTCATCCGCACCACTCGCGAGGAGGCGGCTGCGAAAGGTGCTCCGCCGCCCGTGGTGTTCAGCATCTCCCAAAATGACTGGGGAGGGCAGTGCCAATGCGACGACTGCAAGGCGATTGCAGAGTCCGAAGAATCGGAGGCGGGGCCGCTGCTGGACTTCGTCAACTCCATGGCGGACGCCATTCGCGAGGAGTACCCGGACGTGTTCATCGACACACTCGCGTACATGTACTCCCAGAAGCCGCCGAAACACATCCGCGCCCGGGACAATGTGATCGTCCGTCTGTGCGACACCAGCAGTAATGCCACCAAGCCCATCACCAGCGAGGAGAACACCAAGTTCCGGGAGTTCCTCCAGAGCTGGGCAGTGGTCGCCAAGAACCTGCGGATCTGGGACTACGCGGTGACCTACGCGCCACCACAGGGCCTGCCCTATCCCAGCGCCCATACTTTCCAACCCGATTACCAGTTCTACCTCGCCAACAACGTTGAAGGCGTGTTCACCGAGCACGAATACCCCATCACCAGCGACCTGCACGACCTCAAGGCGTGGCTGATGATGAAGCTGCTGGAGGATCCTTACCGGGACTACGACGAACTGCTGGCGACCTTCACTGACGGCTTCTACGGCCCGGCGGGACCAGTGATCCGCGAGTACCTCGATGCCCTTGAGGAAGCGTGCGACGCGAGGGACAGCTATATCGCCATGAGCCCCGGCCCCAGCGCCTTCAGTTTCATAGACCTCAACTTCGCCACCAGTGCCCAGGCGATGTTCGACCGTGCAGAAGATCTCGTGCGGGGCGATGAAGTGCTGCTACGCCGGGTGCGCCACGCAAGACTTCCGCTGGACCGAGCCTGCGTCGTTCTGTTCCGGAACATCGCGTCGGAATGGGTTCGCAGGGGCAATGCGCCCGAGACAGTGCCGCTTGATCGCGACGCCATTGCTCAGCGCGCCAGGGACACCCGCTACGCCCAGGCCGAGTTGCGCATGACCGGCAGCAAAGTTGCAGCCGAGAAGGCCGAGGCTGACGACGAGATGGCAAGATATGCATCGATCCCGGCTTTCGTACCGCTCCCGGAGAAGTTCCGCGACCTGCCTGCGGGCAGCGTGTTCGACTTCACCGCCGACATGACCCGCAACTGGCGGGATATCGTGAAAGTTGTGAAAGACCCCGAGGCGGAGAGCGGCATCACCAACCGGCTGGAGTTCCCGGCCCCGGTGGACCCGGTGGGGCATCCGCTGGACAAGTACAAGATGCCCATGCCCTGGGGGCTGTACCAACCATCAACGGCGACCTTTGCCTACGGGGAGTCAATCAAGCCCGGGGACGTTCCAGGGCCCGGATACCACTGGTACAGGATGAGCAAGCCGCAGAAAATCGGGCCCACTTACTACCTGTACTTCTTCTGGAGTTGGATTATTCAGTTGGACATCGATAGTGTGATCGACCCAGAGAAACCGGACCAGGAGTACGACATCTGGGCGCGGATCAAGTTCGAGGGTCCGGCATTCCCGCATGGGAAAGAGGGCGACAAGAACGCCATCAGCGTGGAGCGCGTTGTGCTGGTGAAGCACGGGGCAGGGGAGTAA
- a CDS encoding Gfo/Idh/MocA family oxidoreductase, translating into MDTVRLGLIGFGMWSRSAYVPSLEALDHVEVISVAAPSDASRQAAADLLGPGVELFTDYRDLLDHSPVDAVAIALPGPLHAEALAAALDACKHVLYEPPIAVEEAEAMHALETVACHPKVVRADLELRCLPVLDFLMTRLLPNELGEPFLAKVSLWCDWGLGGGDWLDEAEPQGFFPWLGCWYVDVLDRVFAVAPERVCVTGGYAANRTLMDHGWASFSYPTGAVGQFEFNLVAAEGQRTELAVVGTRGEAIIDLWSGACRWKSGVNQWHEAQVPCAQPVAGFSGMRESIAAFVEAVRAEAPDDEALRAAERVHRIVFACARSEAQGQAVRL; encoded by the coding sequence ATGGATACCGTCCGGTTGGGGCTTATCGGTTTCGGCATGTGGTCCCGCTCGGCTTACGTACCGTCCCTTGAGGCGCTGGACCACGTGGAGGTCATTTCCGTCGCGGCGCCCAGCGATGCATCGCGGCAGGCGGCGGCGGACTTGCTCGGGCCCGGTGTGGAGCTCTTCACAGACTATCGGGACCTGCTGGACCACTCGCCTGTGGATGCCGTCGCCATTGCACTGCCCGGGCCGCTGCATGCGGAGGCCCTCGCGGCGGCGTTGGACGCATGCAAGCACGTCCTCTACGAACCGCCCATTGCCGTGGAAGAAGCCGAAGCCATGCACGCGCTGGAGACGGTGGCCTGTCACCCCAAGGTGGTGCGCGCCGACCTGGAACTGCGCTGCCTGCCGGTGCTGGATTTCCTGATGACCCGCCTACTGCCCAACGAACTGGGCGAGCCATTTCTCGCGAAAGTCAGTCTCTGGTGCGACTGGGGCCTGGGCGGCGGCGACTGGCTGGATGAGGCCGAACCCCAGGGTTTCTTCCCCTGGCTGGGCTGTTGGTACGTGGATGTGCTGGACCGTGTCTTCGCGGTTGCTCCTGAACGCGTGTGCGTCACCGGGGGCTACGCGGCGAATCGCACCCTCATGGACCACGGCTGGGCGAGCTTCAGCTACCCAACGGGAGCAGTGGGGCAGTTCGAGTTCAACTTGGTCGCCGCTGAAGGCCAGCGCACCGAACTGGCGGTTGTCGGCACTCGAGGCGAGGCCATCATCGACCTGTGGAGCGGTGCCTGTCGCTGGAAGTCGGGCGTGAACCAGTGGCACGAGGCCCAGGTGCCCTGCGCCCAGCCCGTAGCGGGCTTCTCCGGCATGCGCGAGTCCATCGCCGCGTTCGTCGAGGCCGTCCGCGCGGAAGCCCCGGATGACGAGGCTCTACGCGCAGCCGAAAGGGTCCACAGGATCGTCTTTGCCTGCGCCCGTTCTGAAGCACAGGGCCAAGCAGTACGGCTCTGA
- a CDS encoding PEP-CTERM sorting domain-containing protein, translating into MIRVTILAIALAVTSVTAQAALISWAASPDVPDADDAFQYSQPLVALLNGQDIYPGLWWDDVAGKRYFRLDIQGTPSGGSDYAEIYGIYIDAIPGGSDGPTDALDYIPDELTGIDYILDMHYSPTLGWFEHFHTWTGVTWTVATPDLTQRSNSDKQLEWGQDLADFAVAGGWTFWGATHSAGGAGNPDVTHDLTEAGAVPEPGTVALFGLGLAAVACIRRRRVTGS; encoded by the coding sequence ATGATCCGGGTCACCATTCTCGCCATCGCTCTCGCGGTTACGTCCGTAACAGCCCAGGCCGCCCTCATCTCCTGGGCCGCCTCGCCTGATGTCCCGGACGCCGACGATGCCTTTCAGTACAGCCAGCCGCTGGTGGCTCTCTTGAACGGCCAGGACATCTACCCCGGCCTGTGGTGGGACGATGTGGCCGGCAAGCGGTACTTCCGGCTGGACATTCAGGGGACGCCGTCCGGTGGAAGCGACTATGCAGAGATCTATGGGATCTACATCGACGCGATTCCGGGCGGCTCAGACGGCCCGACCGATGCACTGGACTACATCCCGGACGAGCTTACGGGGATTGACTATATCCTTGACATGCATTACAGCCCGACCCTGGGCTGGTTTGAGCATTTCCATACCTGGACCGGCGTGACATGGACCGTCGCGACCCCCGACCTCACCCAGCGTTCCAATAGCGACAAGCAGCTTGAGTGGGGACAGGACCTCGCCGACTTTGCGGTGGCCGGCGGCTGGACCTTCTGGGGTGCAACTCACTCCGCTGGTGGCGCGGGCAATCCGGACGTGACCCACGACCTGACTGAGGCGGGAGCCGTTCCCGAGCCCGGCACGGTCGCCTTGTTTGGCCTGGGACTGGCCGCGGTTGCCTGCATCCGCCGCCGCAGAGTCACCGGAAGCTGA
- the trxB gene encoding thioredoxin-disulfide reductase encodes MDRELIVVGGGVAGCTAAMYAKRYNVDVIVLEKAAPGGQTALASEIENYPGFPEGISGIELAERVRLQAENTGVEFVQGNADSLVRDDSHWVLKTSVGDIRTVAIIAATGASPRRLKVPGEMALFGKGVSYCATCDGMFYRGKTVAVIGGGNTAVDEAVYLSDICEKVYLVHRRDRLRAEDALQQRAFKLPNIEFIWDSVVTEVLGSEFVTGLRVTNVKTEEVRNLDVDGVFVAIGHDPQTGWLEGVVELNQGYVVADLTMATSAPGIFVAGDTRDTPLRQITTAVGDAAIAAFSAYQYVLNFRE; translated from the coding sequence ATGGACAGGGAACTGATTGTCGTTGGCGGAGGTGTGGCCGGTTGCACTGCCGCTATGTACGCGAAACGCTATAATGTTGACGTCATCGTCCTGGAGAAAGCAGCGCCAGGCGGGCAGACTGCCTTGGCATCGGAGATCGAGAACTACCCCGGCTTTCCGGAGGGTATTTCCGGCATTGAGCTGGCCGAGCGGGTGCGCCTGCAAGCCGAGAACACCGGCGTCGAGTTCGTGCAGGGCAACGCTGACAGCCTTGTGCGCGACGACAGCCACTGGGTGCTGAAGACCTCGGTGGGCGATATCCGCACGGTGGCTATCATTGCCGCCACGGGAGCTTCCCCCCGTCGCTTGAAGGTTCCCGGCGAGATGGCCCTGTTCGGGAAGGGCGTGTCGTATTGCGCCACCTGTGACGGCATGTTCTACCGGGGCAAGACGGTGGCGGTGATCGGCGGGGGGAATACCGCAGTTGACGAGGCGGTCTACCTCTCCGACATCTGCGAGAAGGTGTACCTGGTGCACAGGCGCGATCGTCTACGGGCTGAGGACGCGCTGCAGCAAAGGGCCTTCAAGCTCCCAAACATCGAGTTCATCTGGGACTCCGTTGTGACCGAGGTCCTGGGGTCTGAGTTCGTCACCGGGCTGCGCGTCACGAATGTCAAGACCGAGGAAGTCCGGAACCTCGACGTCGATGGCGTGTTCGTAGCTATTGGACATGATCCGCAGACGGGATGGCTCGAAGGTGTGGTTGAGCTGAACCAGGGCTATGTCGTCGCAGACTTGACTATGGCGACCTCGGCGCCCGGCATCTTCGTAGCCGGGGATACCCGCGACACCCCGCTGCGGCAGATCACCACGGCGGTCGGTGATGCCGCTATCGCCGCGTTTTCGGCCTATCAGTACGTGCTGAACTTCCGGGAGTGA
- a CDS encoding ABC transporter ATP-binding protein, translated as MRIEVDKLSKTYEGGIKALLPLDLSITDGVYALLGPNGSGKTTFMRILATLLEPTAGTAHIDGLDLRRDRLEIRRMLGYLPQDFGFYPTLTVAEQLDYMALLCDLGTPARRREAVDRCLHEVNMAQYADRKVGGLSGGMRQRLGIAQALLNHPRLLIIDEPTAGLDPEERIRIRSLLAELGGDRIVILSTHIVADVEATADNVCVLRFGVNLFTGTTEELVERVRGKVWMMDIDPSELREVKERYTFTGVYRTAEGMKIRLLADDVNDPRARPDEPTLEDGYIGEVERARALAAEV; from the coding sequence TTGCGCATCGAAGTCGACAAGCTATCGAAAACCTACGAGGGCGGGATCAAGGCGCTCCTGCCCCTGGACTTATCCATCACCGACGGCGTGTATGCGCTCCTGGGCCCGAACGGTTCGGGCAAGACAACGTTCATGCGCATCCTGGCGACCCTGCTGGAGCCGACCGCGGGCACCGCGCACATCGATGGGCTGGATCTGCGCCGAGACCGCCTGGAGATCCGGCGGATGCTGGGCTACCTGCCCCAGGATTTCGGCTTCTACCCGACGCTGACGGTGGCTGAACAGCTGGATTACATGGCTCTCCTGTGTGATCTCGGGACCCCTGCACGCCGACGCGAGGCTGTGGACAGGTGTCTTCATGAGGTGAACATGGCTCAGTACGCTGACCGCAAGGTGGGCGGTCTGTCCGGGGGGATGCGCCAACGCCTGGGCATCGCGCAGGCTCTACTCAACCATCCGCGCCTGCTGATCATCGACGAGCCCACGGCCGGCCTGGACCCCGAGGAGCGCATCCGCATCCGCAGCCTCTTGGCGGAACTGGGCGGGGACCGCATCGTTATTCTGTCCACTCACATTGTGGCAGACGTTGAGGCGACCGCGGACAATGTCTGTGTCCTGCGTTTCGGGGTCAATCTGTTCACGGGGACCACAGAGGAATTGGTTGAGCGGGTACGCGGCAAAGTCTGGATGATGGATATCGACCCCAGCGAGCTGCGGGAGGTCAAAGAGCGGTACACCTTCACGGGGGTCTACCGCACGGCCGAGGGCATGAAGATCCGGCTGCTGGCCGACGATGTAAACGATCCCCGTGCGCGCCCGGACGAGCCCACACTCGAGGACGGATACATCGGGGAGGTGGAGCGCGCCCGTGCTCTGGCGGCTGAGGTATAG
- a CDS encoding sulfatase-like hydrolase/transferase, which translates to MPENSRPNFIIIYTDDQGYGDLSCMGAPDLSTPHIDSLAASGARFTNWYSNSPVCSPSRASLLTGKYPGHAGVRSILAGHRQATGLPRETPSLASALKRQGYRTAMSGKWHLGVAEDSMPHNHGFDDWFGFLAGCIDFYSHIFYWGMGGGTDPVHDLWDNGREVWRNGEYMTDLITERAVSQISSFAAHDEPFFLFVAYNAPHYPMHAPVEYMERFAHLPWDRQVMAAMLAAVDDGVGEILKALDRHGLRNNTCIFFSSDNGPSRETRNWLDGTKDPYYGGSAGILKGHKFSLYDGGVRMPAILNWLDQVPGGQVIHEPGAMMDIFPTFVNAAGGSAGDYDCDGLDILGMAARGEPSPHGPIFWEMNKQTAVRRGPWKLVLEGQLVEGAPPEDAIHLSNLDEDMGERVNLKDEAPEICAELKEAAEDWREGLEKYWQARWEGSNSGLTGHSTSR; encoded by the coding sequence ATGCCCGAAAACAGCAGACCCAATTTCATCATCATCTATACCGACGACCAGGGCTACGGCGACCTGTCCTGCATGGGTGCGCCCGACCTGAGCACGCCGCACATTGATTCCCTGGCGGCTTCCGGCGCCCGCTTCACTAACTGGTACTCCAATTCACCCGTCTGCTCGCCTTCCAGGGCATCACTCCTCACCGGCAAATACCCCGGCCACGCCGGGGTGCGGTCGATCCTTGCCGGGCACCGGCAGGCGACGGGCCTGCCGCGAGAGACGCCTTCGCTGGCATCAGCCCTCAAACGCCAAGGGTACCGCACCGCCATGTCGGGCAAGTGGCACCTTGGCGTTGCCGAGGATTCCATGCCTCACAACCACGGCTTTGACGACTGGTTCGGGTTCCTGGCTGGGTGCATCGATTTCTACTCCCATATCTTCTATTGGGGCATGGGCGGCGGAACCGACCCGGTGCATGACCTGTGGGACAATGGACGCGAGGTGTGGCGCAACGGCGAATACATGACCGACCTAATCACCGAGCGCGCTGTGAGCCAGATCAGCAGCTTCGCCGCGCACGATGAGCCCTTCTTTCTGTTCGTTGCCTACAATGCGCCGCACTACCCCATGCATGCGCCAGTGGAATACATGGAACGCTTTGCGCACCTCCCCTGGGACCGGCAGGTGATGGCGGCCATGCTGGCGGCGGTGGATGATGGGGTGGGGGAGATCCTCAAAGCTCTGGACCGACACGGCCTGCGGAACAACACCTGCATTTTCTTCAGCAGCGACAATGGCCCGTCTCGCGAGACGCGCAACTGGCTCGATGGCACGAAAGACCCGTACTACGGCGGCTCTGCGGGCATACTCAAGGGGCACAAGTTCAGTCTCTATGACGGCGGAGTACGGATGCCGGCGATCCTCAACTGGCTGGACCAGGTGCCCGGGGGGCAGGTCATACACGAGCCCGGAGCGATGATGGACATCTTCCCGACCTTTGTCAACGCCGCGGGCGGCAGCGCAGGAGACTATGATTGCGACGGCCTGGACATCCTGGGCATGGCGGCGCGGGGAGAGCCCAGCCCCCATGGCCCGATTTTCTGGGAGATGAACAAGCAGACCGCGGTTCGTCGCGGCCCGTGGAAGCTGGTGCTGGAAGGCCAACTGGTGGAAGGCGCACCGCCCGAAGACGCCATTCATCTTTCGAACCTGGACGAGGACATGGGTGAGCGGGTGAACCTGAAGGACGAAGCGCCCGAAATCTGCGCGGAACTGAAGGAAGCAGCGGAAGACTGGCGCGAGGGACTGGAGAAGTACTGGCAGGCCCGTTGGGAAGGGAGCAACTCGGGGCTTACAGGGCATTCGACGAGCCGGTAA